From a single Budorcas taxicolor isolate Tak-1 chromosome X, Takin1.1, whole genome shotgun sequence genomic region:
- the MAGED2 gene encoding melanoma-associated antigen D2, protein MSDTSESGTGPTCFQAEASEEDPGLKMQTILTVTQNLEASETPKASKTPEVSKATKISNAAGVSKTTAAQEVSATQASPTTKLTDTQFLAAKKKSLAADTNMQHTDPQAVTVSATETKKVSSVADTKVNTKTLETESTASQALADEPEPEGAAGQAQENQDTRPKIKAKKARKVKHLNGEEDGSSDQSQASGTTGGRRISKALMASMARRASRGPIAFWARRASRTRLAAWARRALLSLRSPKARRGKARRRAAKLQSSQEPEAPPPRDVALLQGRANDLVKYLLVKDQTKIPIKRSDMLKDIIKEYTDVYPEIIERAGYSLEKVFGIQLKEIDKNDHLYILLSTLEPTDAGILGTTKDSPKLGLLMVLLSIIFMNGNRSSEAVIWEVLRKLGLRPGIHHSLFGDVKKLITDEFVKQKYLDYVRVPNSNPPEYEFFWGLRSYYETSKMKVLKFACKVQKKDPKEWAAQYREAMEADMKAAAEAAAEAKARAEIRAQMGIGLGSENAAGPCNWDEADIGPWAKARIQAGAEAKAKAQESGGASAGASTGGNFGASTSLTATLTFGLFAGLGGAGASASGSSGACGFSYK, encoded by the exons ATGTCTGACACAAGCGAGAGTGGTACGGGTCCAACCTGCTTCCAG GCTGAAGCTTCAGAAGAGGACCCTGGCTTGAAGATGCAGACCATACTGACAGTGACCCAGAACTTGGAGGCCTCAGAGACACCAAAGGCCTCAAAGACACCAGAGGTCTCAAAGGCCACGAAGATCTCAAATGCTGCAGGAGTCTCAAAGACCACTGCGGCTCAGGAGGTATCTGCCACTCAGGCTTCACCTACCACTAAGCTGACCGATACCCAGTTTCTAGCAGCCAAAAAGAAGAGTCTGGCAGCTGACACCAACATGCAGCATACTGACCCTCAGGCTGTGACAGTGTCTGCTACTGAGACCAAAAAGGTCAGCTCTGTGGCTGATACAAAGGTCAATACAAAGACCCTGGAGACTGAGTCTACTGCCTCTCAGGCTCTGGCAGATGAACCTGAGCCTGAGGGTGCAGCTGGTCAGGCTCAGGAGAATCAGGATACCCGGCCCAAGATCAAGGCCAAGAAAGCCCGAAAG GTGAAGCATCTGAATGGGGAAGAGGATGGCAGCAGTGATCAGAGTCAGGCTTCTGGAACCACAGGTGGCCGAAGGATCTCAAAGGCCCTAATGGCTTCAATGGCCCGCAGGGCTTCAAGGGGCCCCATAGCATTTTGGGCCCGCAGGGCATCAAGGACTCGGTTGGCTGCTTGGGCCCGGAGAGCTTTGCTTTCTCTGAGATCACCCAAGGCCCGTAGGGGCAAGGCTCGTCGCAGAGCTGCCAAGCTCCAGTCATCCCAAGAGCCTGAAGCACCACCACCCCGGGATGTAGCCCTTTTGCAAGGGAGG GCAAACGATTTGGTGAAGTACCTGTTGGTTAAAGACCAGACGAAGATTCCCATCAAACGCTCAG ACATGCTGAAGGACATCATCAAAGAATACACTGATGTGTACCCTGAAATCATTGAACGAGCAGGCTATTCCTTGGAGAAG GTTTTTGGGATCCAATTAAAGGAGATTGATAAGAATGATCACTTGTACATTCTTCTCAGCACCTTAGAGCCCACTGATGCAGGCATACTGGGAAC GACCAAGGACTCACCAAAGCTCGGTCTCCTCATGGTGCTTCTTAGCATCATCTTCATGAATGGAAATCGATCCAGTGAGG CTGTCATCTGGGAGGTGCTGCGCAAGTTGGGGCTGCGCCCTGG GATACATCATTCACTTTTTGGAGATGTGAAGAAGCTCATTACTGATGAGTTTGTGAAGCAGAA GTACCTGGACTATGTCAGAGTCCCTAATAGCAATCCCCCTGAATATGAGTTCTTCTGGGGCCTGCGCTCTTATTATGAAACCAGCAAAATGAAAGTCCTCAAGTTTGCCTGCAAG GTACAAAAGAAGGACCCTAAGGAATGGGCAGCTCAGTACCGAGAGGCAATGGAAGCAGATATGAAGGCTGCAGCTGAGGCTGCAGCTGAAGCCAAGGCAAGGGCTGAGATTAGAGCTCAGATGGGCATTGGGCTCGGCTCTGAGAATGCTGCTGGGCCCTGCAACTGGGATGAAGCTGATATTGGACCCTGGGCCAAGGCCCGTATCCAGGCGGGAGCTGAAGCTAAAGCCAAAGCCCAGGAGAGTGGTGGTGCCAGTGCTGGTGCCAGCACTGGTGGCAACTTTGGTGCCAGCACCAGCCTGACAGCCACTCTCACGTTTGGGCTCTTCGCAGGCCTTGGTGGAGCTGGTGCCAGTGCCAGTGGCAGTTCTGGTGCCTGTGGTTTCTCCTACAAGTGA